TTCATTCTCTGCCTTGATCGCCGTCGCATCGGTGAATTCCGGCGCGACATTGTCGCCGAGCCACGTCCCGGTGACGGTCGTGGATTTGTTGCCCGCCACGTCGAACGCATTGAGCTGATACTCCCAGTCGCCGTTGGCGAGCCTTCCGCTCCAGCTCAGATCGTCCGTCACGCTGATGACGACCTTGGTCCAGTCGCCCTCGCTGCCGGCAAGCCGGTACTGAAGCTCGTAGCGAAGCAGCCCCGAACCGCCCTGCTCCTCTTCCGCCGCCTTCCAGTTGACGGTGACGGTCAGCACGGTGTCCTCGTTGCTGCCGCCGGCCCACGAAGACGAGACAGTGACGTCAGCCGCGCGCAAAGCCGGCGCGGCATTATCGCCGACCCACTTGCCCTTCAACGCTTCCGACTCGTTGCCGACATAGTCGACAGCCCGCAGCTCCCACTCATAGGTGCCGTTTTCGAGCAGGGAATATCCGGCCCAGGGATTTTCCTTGATCCACTGCGCGAGATTGAACGAATAGCTCGTCTTGCTCTGGTCCGTCACCGGAATATCGATCGACTTCCACTCGGTCTCGCCCTCTTTGCGGAAGCGGATCGTATAACGGCTCACGCCGGAACGGTCGTCGATCGCGCTTTCCCAGGTCAGGGTCGGATTCATGGTATGAGTATCGGTGATGTCCGCCGGCCTTACCCAGGCAACGCCTTCCGAAACGGCCTCCTCTCCATTCAGGAACCACGGCGCGGTGGTGTCGTCGTCATAGACCTTGAAGATCTGTCCATCCACCCAGTTCTCATCCGAGAGGATCCAGTTGCCGTTCGAGTCAACCTGATCAACCGCCTGAACCTGCCAGTAGAAGTATTCCAGGTTGTTGAGGCCGGTGACCAGCAACGTCGGGCTGGTGACGAACTTCTCCATATAGGCGACGTTATCCCAATCGATCGTGCCGCTCTGATATTCCTTCTTCTGGAAATAACGGACCACATACCCCTTGAGCCCTTCGGAATACTCTTCACCCGGCTCCCAGTTCAGCCGGCTGACGGCCGACTGCGAGGAGGTGCCGAGTTCGAAATCCGGATTCTGCACCTTGTCGTAAACATAGGTGTGATCGACCATGGCAACGTCCTTACCGTCACTCCAGACGCTGGTCCGGTCGCCGCTGCCGATGTTCTGACGGACACGCCATTCGACCGTCTGCCCGGCTTCGATGTTCGAGAGCGTGATGCTGTTCTTGTTCCCGCTCACATACTGGACAATGGTCTTGCCGGACGAATTGCCGCCGATGATCCGGTACTCGACCTCATAGCTGCCCTGGCCGCCGGTGGTGCTCCAGCCCAGAGTCACGGTTCCGGCATCCTTGTCGAACGTCTGGGTGAGCCCGCCGAGCTGCGACAGCACGCTCGTATCCGGCGGAAGCTCCTCGACAGTGAAGACGACCTCGTTATTGCTGTTGATGTCGCAATAGATGCGGAAACCGTCCTGCTCGTAGGAACCGCCTTTCGCATCGATGCGGCCGGAAATTCCCTGATACTTGAAGTTGATGATACGCGAATCCCAACCCTTCATGTCGCCGGAATAGAGCTTGAATTCGCGCTTGCCGTTGCTCAGATCGACGTTGTTCAAGTTGACGGTGAAGTGCACGGACGAGTCGAGGTTGACGTTGCTGACCAGAATCGCCTGATCTTCCAGGCCGCTGACTACTCCCACGCCGTCCATCGCAAAATCGTTCAGCATGAACTCGACGTTATTCGTACCGAATCTGGCATTCAGATCTCCCTCCACACGGGCATTGCTGTCGATCACAGTCGAATTCTGACCGTTGTAAAGCTGAATCGCCCCAACAACATACGCCCCGGCCGCAATTTCCACCCGGTCATCCGTATTGTAGCGGGTAATACCGACATCTCCGGAATGGTATCTTCCGGCAAACACGGCATACTGGTCCGAAATCACATTGCCGGAAATACGGATATTCATATCCTCGCCGGTACTGCCCATGATGCCGACTGAACGGGCTCCGTTCGATCCGTAACGCGAAACCGTGATATCACCGGTGATGTCGAAACTGCCGTCATTACCGTTCTCGAACGATTTCATAGCCAGCAACCCGACCCCGACCGCGAGGTAACGGTTATTGGTCACCGTAATGGTACCGTCAAAAGCCGCCGCCGTAATTGTATCAGCCCGTACACCGCAAATATAATCGTCACTGTTGGAGCAGTTGAGATTATCCAGAACATGAACGTTGATATCACTCCGCAGATAACCGTTTGTAACGGTGATCGAAGTCGCATACATGCCATAGACGTTACTGTCGACAACAGAATCCTGCATTGGATTATCCGGAGCGTTAACCTTCAGCGTGATAGCTCCATCGAAATTGCTGTTTGCAGTGATGCTGCCGGAAGCCCGGATCCCATACAAATTGTAGGAGTTTCCTCTCCACGTATGGCTGTTGCCGCCGAATTCGCCGACTGCGATATCGGAAATCACACCGTCGAGATGTCCCAGGAATTTGCCGTTGAACGTCACGTTCGTTCCGTCAATGGCGACTGACGTGATATCATTGCCGGTCACGGAAGATGAAGAACCGTCGCCGCCAACCGAAGTCGCGACAAACCGAACTCCGTCCACCTCGGTATGAATCGAGGGTGTTCCGGCCTCCGCTGCCGCAAATTCATTGAAGACGATATCGGTGCCTTTGATGCCGATGGAGTTGATTTTATTGTTGTTGACCGACGCATTTTTTGCGACATTTGCATCCTTGACGCTGGAGGCCGGGTCCGTTCCCGCCAGATAATTATTGACCAGATTCGTCCCGTTGGCCTGGGAATGGATGTTGCCGCTGAAAACACCGGCAATGGAGACCGCACCGTCGGACCAGATGCCATAAGCGCCCACCACATTCCCGTTCATGGCGGCAGTATTGTAGTTCTTGGCCTTGAAATTGTCGTTGTCCGAAACCAGGCTGCCGGTGAAATTATTGTCGATCTTCATACTGCCGACCCGGAAAGCCGCAGCATTCGCGGTGTTGTTCGAACACGAATCGACGTACGGCGACGGCGGATTGTTGGTATGGTCGCCGAAGGGGATCATGGTCAACTGGCTCGAGGTCTTGAAAACGGCGCTCATATCGCTGACGACCGTCATCGCCCCGGTGCTGCGAACGCCGAAAGAGCTCACATCCTGCGACCCGGGAATGATCGAATTGTTGAATTTTCCCCAACTCGTATCGAGTGTAGTAGCAACGTTCGACGTTATAATGGCCTGAGTCTGCGGGGCAATCTCATCCACCCGGCCGAGCTTGCCGGCACCGGTCACCGGCGAAAAGTCAAACTCGCCGGCACCCTCGAAATAAACCGTCGAAGTGGCTCCCTGGATGTTATGTCCATCTACGCGCAGATTGTAGTCCTGACCATCATTAACGACACCCCCGTTAGCCGTATTGCCCAGCGTCACCCGGCTGCCGTCACGCATATGAATCGGTGTATAATACGGTTTCGGATCATTGGCTGTATAATAGCCGTTACCATTCCCGGCATAACTGTAATACCAGCTCGCACCATAATCGTAATCCGACGCATCGAGGAAAACGAGATTTCCCACCGCCTCAATCCAACCGGAAGATGGACTCGTGATTAATTCATTCAACATTTTTCTTTTCTGCCTTCAATGGTTAAAAGAGATTGTTTGATTTTTTGATACAGTTATACTTATCCAACAGTAATAATAGCATGGTGAGATTGTTTTTCAACCGTTTTCCCGATAAAAAAAACTTTTTTTCCAAAAAAAACGGAAAGCGGGACGATTTTTTCTCTAACTCGTGTCAATATCCCCGTTTACATCATTGACAGAAGCTCCGGAACAAGCTATATTATCCGACGATTTCATTTACAAGTTCTTAGCAAGAGGATCGAAGAAACATGAAAGAACTGATCGGCAAGGCGGACGTGCTCATCGAAGCGCTGCCTTACATCCAGAAATTCCGCAACTCGATCATGGTGGTCAAGTTCGGCGGCAGCGCCATGGAAGATCCCGGCCTCGTCGAAAGCACCATGCGCGACGTCGTCCTGCTCGAAGCGATCGGCATCCGCCCCATCGTCGTCCACGGCGGCGGCAAGGCCATCTCCGCCGAACTCCGGAAGCAGGACATCCCGGTCCGCTTCGTCAACGGACTGCGCTACACCTGCGAAAAAACCATCAAAATCGTCGACGACGTGCTCCACAACCAGGTCAACGCCGCGCTGGTCCGGCTCGGCAACGAAAACGGCGGCAAGATGATCGGGCTCTCCGGCAAGGGAATCCTGCACGCCGTGCGCACGAAGTCCGTCGACCCGGTGACCTGCGAACGGCAGGACGTCGGTTTCGTCGGCGAAATCTCCGCTGTCAATGTCGCTCCGATCATGGAGGCGCTTGAGGCCGGGCTGACCCCGGTGGTCACGCCGCTCGGCGTCGGCATCGACGGGCAGGTCTACAACATCAACGCCGATATCGCGGCGTGCAAGATCGCCGAGGCGATCCACGCGCGCAAGCTCGTCTTCCTCTCCGACGTGCCGGGAGTGCTCGCCGACTGCGAGAATCCCGATTCGGTCATCCCGACCATCCGCACCGACGAGATCGACGGGCTCGTGCTGCGCAAGGTCCTCTCCGGCGGCATGCTGCCGAAGATCAAGAGCTGCGTCGAAGCGCTGAACTCCGGCATCAACAAGGTCCACCTCATCGACGGCCGGATCAACCATACGCTGCTGCTCGAAATTTTCACGGACCACGGCGTCGGCACCCAGATCGTGCGCCCCGACTCGGTCATGTAAAATGGTCCCGGCACGCTCGGTCGTCCTCGCCGGCATCAAGCACTGCGGCAAAACCACGCTGGGCCGGCTGCTGGCCCGGCGCTGGGGAGTGCCGTTCCTCGACACCGATGCGGAACTCGAGGCGGAATTCGCGGTGCGGCACAAACGCTCCGCCGGTTTCCGCGACATCTACCGCGAACTCGGGGAAGAGGGGTTCCGGCGTCTCGAAGCGGAAGTCATCGATGCACTGGCCGATGGCGGAAGCGTGCGCGTCATCGCGCTCGGCGGCGGAGTCGTGGCGAATCCGTTTCTCTCACCGGATGCATTGCGGAAGCTCGGGTTCGGCGTCTGGCTCGATCTGAAGCTGGAAATCGCCTATCCCCGCATCCTGCGCCGCGGCCTGCCGCCCTTCCTCGCCGGCAGCGCGGACCCGGAGGCCGAATTCCGCCGGATCTGCCGCGAACGCGAACCGAAGTTCCGGGCATTCGCCGAGCTCCCCTTCGGCATCGAAACGGAGGAGCCGGCCGAAACCGTCGCGGAAAGACTCGCATCAGCCATAGAAAAGGAATACAGCAAATGAGCGGAAACACCTTCGGACACCTGTTCCGGGTCACCACCTTCGGAGAATCGCACGGCCCCGGACTCGGCGTCATCATCGACGGCGTTCCGGCGGGACTCAGGCTCGACCCGGAACAGATTCAGCACGACCTCGACCGCCGCCGCCCGGGGCAGTCGAAAGTCAGCACAATGCGGAAAGAGGCCGACGAAGTCGAAATCCTCTCCGGAGTCATGGACGGCGTCACGACCGGAACCGCGCTGGCCATGCTGATCCGCAACACCGACCAGCGCAGCCGCGACTACGGCAACCTGGCAACCTGTTTCCGCCCCGGCCACGCCGATTACGGCTATTTCAAGAAATACGGAATCCGCGACTACCGCGGCGGCGGACGCTCTTCCGGACGCGAGACCGCCATGCGCGTCGCCGCCGGCAGCGTGGCCAAACAGCTGCTGGCCCATTACGGCGTCACCATCCAGGCCTACACCCTCCGGCTCGGCGGAGTCGATGCGGCGAAGGTCGACCTCGCGGCGGTCGAATCGAACATCGTGCGTTCGGCCGACCCCGACGCCGCCGAAGCGATGATCGCGGCCATCCGCGCCGCACAGGCTGAAATGGACAGCGTCGGCGGCATCATCGAATGCCGGGCGGACGGCGTGCCGGCCGGACTCGGCGAACCGGTGTTCGACAAACTCGACGCCCTCATCGCGCACGCCGTGCTCTCGATCGGCGGCATCAAGGGGATCGAATTCGGCTCCGGCTTCGCGGCGGCCGACCTGCGCGGCAGCGTCAACAACGATCCGATCACGCCGGACGGCTTCACAAGCAACCATGCCGGAGGCATCATCGGCGGGATTTCGAACGGAAACACGATCCTCTTCCGCGCCGCGATGAAGCCGACCAGCTCCATTGCGAAGGAGCAGAAAACCATCGACGAAGCCGGCAGCGCCGTCACGATCAGCGTTCACGGCCGCCACGACCCGTGTCTCGTGCCGCGCGCGGTGCCTGTGGTCGAGGCGATGACCGCGCTCGTCCTCATCGACGCGCTCCTGCAGAACCGCTGCGCCCGGCTGTAAAGACCGATCCGCTTTTTTTCGGGCAGCAGCTCTGCTCGAAATTACGGTGCGCCCGGCGATACTCGAGCGGCGTTTCGCGGCAGAAACGCTGAAACGCCGGAAAGAAGCCGCTCAGGGAGCCGAAGCCGCACTGGTAGGCGATCTCCGTGATCGTCAGGTCGCTGCCGGTCAGAAGCCGCGCGGCGTAATCGATTCTGGCGCGGTTCACGGCTTCGCTCGGCGTCATGCCCGCAAAACGGCGCAGCTCGCGCGCGACATGTTCGGGAGTGCGCCCGGCGAGCAGTGCGAGCGCGCGGCTGCCGAGTTTCAAGTGTTCGGGGTTCCGTTCGAGTTCGGCGGCGGCCTCCTGCAGCCAGGGCGGACAGCTCCGGTACGGATTCATGCGCATCGCGGCGAGTTCTCCGATCAGGTTCATCAGAAAACGATCGAGCGCGAGCCGGGAATCCGGACAATTCCGCAGCCCGGCCGCACCGCGTTCGAGCCATTCAAACAGCGACTCCGACAGCGGAATCATGATCGGCTGCCGGTTGTCCCCGCCGAAATAGTAACGGAACTCTTCGTAACGGGCAATCAGCCCGGCGATGATGTTGGCCGGAAAGGCAAGGTTGCAGAACTGCAGCGGCTTCCGGCTGACGGCGGTCAGACGGTGGCGGTCGCGCGGGCGGATCCAGACGAGGTCGCCGTGCCGGAGCCGGGTCCGCTCGCCGTTGACTTCGTGCACGCCTTCGCCGGAAAGCACCCAGAAAATCTCATGAAAATCGTGCTCGTGCTCCTCAATCTCCCCGCCGTTCGGCAACTGGTGCCTGAACAGCTTCATAATGGAGGAGGAACGGAAGCAGAGCTCCTCCCAGTGCAGAACGTTCATCGCAGAATGCTCCTTCCATATCGCGCATAACCGGCCCGCACCGGCGCCGCCGCTTATTTTTCGCACAGTCAACAGAATATAGACGCCGGAGCCGCAAAATGCAAATTCCCCAAAATATCAAAATAATGGAATAATATGCGGTTATTCAGGAAGCTTTTCCGGAGCGTCCGGGGTATACTATTGAGTGACGTGAAAATCAGAATACGAAGAAAGGACAATCATTCATGGACGATGCCGACCGTCTGAACTCCCCCCTGCTTCCGCCGCGTTTCCTGCCGGGCGCGCCGGATGAGCCGTTCCGCTTTCAGGGCATCCCCGGCATCGAAGCCACCCGGGGCGGGAACCGGTTCGCCGTCTGGTACGGCGGCGGCGACGGCGAAGGACCGCAGAATTTTCTGATGCTGGCGCGCCGGAACCCGAAAAATCCCAATGAATGGCCGATTGTGCTGCGCGTCGTCCACCCGGGACGCGAAATCCGCTGCTTCGACGCCGCACTCTGGCTGGACCCGGCCGGAAAGCTGCGGCTGTTCTGGAGCCAGTCCCGCTGCCGGGAGACCGGCAAGGATGTCTCCGACGGGGTCAACGGCGTCTGGCAGAGCGTCTGCGCGGAGCCCGACGCACCGGTTCCGAACTGGACGCGGCCGGAACGGCTCTGCGACGGAATCATGCTGAACAAGCCCTGTATCGCTTCGGATGGAAGCTGGCTGCTGCCGGTTTCCGTCTGGGGGGACGGCATCGGCGGCGGAAAACTGCCGGAATCGCTGCGCGACGTCTCCGGAGCAAATCTCTTCGTCTCGACGGACGGCGGACAAAGCTTCCGGCGCCGCGGGCTCGCCCGGGTCGAAGAAGGGCGGCTCTTCGATGAACATCTCTTCGTCGAACGCCGCGACGGATCGCTCCTGATGCTGATCCGGACCCTGTACGGCATCGCGGAGAGCCGCTCGACGGACGGCGGACAAAGCTGGACCCCGCCGCAGCGGTCGCGCCTGCGCGGACCGGGGTCGCGCTTCGCGCTGCGCCGGTTGAAGTCCGGTTCGCTGCTGCTGATCAACCATCAGTGTGGGGTGCCCTTCAGCCCGGTCCGCGAAAAGCTGACGGCGTACCTCTCGGATGATGACGGCGAAAGCTGGACGGCCGGAATGATGATCGACCCGCGCACCGGCGTCTCCTATCCGGATTTCACGGAAGAGAGCAACGGCGCCATTCTCTGCGTCTACGACCGCGACCGGTACGGAGACGGCGAGATCCTGCTGGCGGAATTCACCCCGGACGATGTCCGGAAAGGCGTGCTGCCCCGCCCGCCGCAAACCATCAGCGCACTGCGGAACCGAACCGGTGAAAATACGGAAATCCCGACAAC
This Victivallis lenta DNA region includes the following protein-coding sequences:
- a CDS encoding Ig-like domain repeat protein, whose protein sequence is MGNLVFLDASDYDYGASWYYSYAGNGNGYYTANDPKPYYTPIHMRDGSRVTLGNTANGGVVNDGQDYNLRVDGHNIQGATSTVYFEGAGEFDFSPVTGAGKLGRVDEIAPQTQAIITSNVATTLDTSWGKFNNSIIPGSQDVSSFGVRSTGAMTVVSDMSAVFKTSSQLTMIPFGDHTNNPPSPYVDSCSNNTANAAAFRVGSMKIDNNFTGSLVSDNDNFKAKNYNTAAMNGNVVGAYGIWSDGAVSIAGVFSGNIHSQANGTNLVNNYLAGTDPASSVKDANVAKNASVNNNKINSIGIKGTDIVFNEFAAAEAGTPSIHTEVDGVRFVATSVGGDGSSSSVTGNDITSVAIDGTNVTFNGKFLGHLDGVISDIAVGEFGGNSHTWRGNSYNLYGIRASGSITANSNFDGAITLKVNAPDNPMQDSVVDSNVYGMYATSITVTNGYLRSDINVHVLDNLNCSNSDDYICGVRADTITAAAFDGTITVTNNRYLAVGVGLLAMKSFENGNDGSFDITGDITVSRYGSNGARSVGIMGSTGEDMNIRISGNVISDQYAVFAGRYHSGDVGITRYNTDDRVEIAAGAYVVGAIQLYNGQNSTVIDSNARVEGDLNARFGTNNVEFMLNDFAMDGVGVVSGLEDQAILVSNVNLDSSVHFTVNLNNVDLSNGKREFKLYSGDMKGWDSRIINFKYQGISGRIDAKGGSYEQDGFRIYCDINSNNEVVFTVEELPPDTSVLSQLGGLTQTFDKDAGTVTLGWSTTGGQGSYEVEYRIIGGNSSGKTIVQYVSGNKNSITLSNIEAGQTVEWRVRQNIGSGDRTSVWSDGKDVAMVDHTYVYDKVQNPDFELGTSSQSAVSRLNWEPGEEYSEGLKGYVVRYFQKKEYQSGTIDWDNVAYMEKFVTSPTLLVTGLNNLEYFYWQVQAVDQVDSNGNWILSDENWVDGQIFKVYDDDTTAPWFLNGEEAVSEGVAWVRPADITDTHTMNPTLTWESAIDDRSGVSRYTIRFRKEGETEWKSIDIPVTDQSKTSYSFNLAQWIKENPWAGYSLLENGTYEWELRAVDYVGNESEALKGKWVGDNAAPALRAADVTVSSSWAGGSNEDTVLTVTVNWKAAEEEQGGSGLLRYELQYRLAGSEGDWTKVVISVTDDLSWSGRLANGDWEYQLNAFDVAGNKSTTVTGTWLGDNVAPEFTDATAIKAENEYDLASKTNTLVFNWSTALDNSTTRPNSGVEKYVISFTDKQGKLHTYEAGANQTSLTLTVGKGMQLRDLEDGSYSWDVTVYDKAGNSTTVNGGEFLIDTTAPQGSFTGIPTFHGEVTYTTSTESSTGGRIPGFGSPPSESGETTVVETVTDVWVEFSFPGNFTDNSSGVQYVVQVSNNAKFTGDRTYEFVTSEQTLRLDSTNGFGVGSLAQNKEVYWRVQAMDSMGNRTGLWTQGEGFYFIGDQMTSYIRDVTIPTNIESTSTITVKGNQVELGWSASYDLFGVEWYEIRYTAKGGKAMTVRVSAVDVSTVLTIKDDGEYSWSVRAVDYVGNTSEWTKGSSFIVDMTAPAIIRDFTVTSAEASKDISFSWSVPYDAMGVAGYIITIRKAVGTGYTTQYHYISDPKATNVTLYNQEDGDYWFSIQAYDKAGNLSGSSSEKYVYVDASADAGNDFNTATQLAWGTSEKQSVGGTDVKDVFKVTLDGAAQLAISIRNVLNLGGKNSGVKVTIYNSDLKKLKSYTVKPGSQDLPLLLCDVAAGRDYYIEVVSADKKTSAKYEISADQQLFPAKTGNDSFETAKQATITLDGKGSGSFRNGWVGFGDAVDFYYIDAAAAGSMTVSLSNVTAKLKVTLYNEQGKKLKSVTVSGDKAVFENLLVPGAAYLSVESGDKGKGKQNSYYDISISDQYFPTETVANNSFEEAYRNNRVDLSSGSAKVSDWVGYGDAVDYYYLGASGPGEMTVTLSNVTAKLKVTLYDEQGKKLKSVTVSSDKTAFEKLLVPGAAYLSVESGDKGKGKQNSYYDITINDKYFPTETVANNSFAEAEEIKLSTTVNTSISGWVGYQDGYDYYKLMATGPGSFSISINGVDPDKKLKVSLYDANQKKIKTWSVKGSDMLFFDKELLTGQTYLVVESGDKGKGKQNSDYSISVAVNEYFPKGDTGNNELAAARTVNFDSATGTAALSNEWVGYGDAKDFFAFELDSASKVDLDLNYYNKDLRFGKDVKINLYDMATGKKIKLDDALTSVDILEANTKYAVSVEIANEKKHWTGYDLAISKLA
- the argB gene encoding acetylglutamate kinase, whose amino-acid sequence is MKELIGKADVLIEALPYIQKFRNSIMVVKFGGSAMEDPGLVESTMRDVVLLEAIGIRPIVVHGGGKAISAELRKQDIPVRFVNGLRYTCEKTIKIVDDVLHNQVNAALVRLGNENGGKMIGLSGKGILHAVRTKSVDPVTCERQDVGFVGEISAVNVAPIMEALEAGLTPVVTPLGVGIDGQVYNINADIAACKIAEAIHARKLVFLSDVPGVLADCENPDSVIPTIRTDEIDGLVLRKVLSGGMLPKIKSCVEALNSGINKVHLIDGRINHTLLLEIFTDHGVGTQIVRPDSVM
- a CDS encoding shikimate kinase, giving the protein MVPARSVVLAGIKHCGKTTLGRLLARRWGVPFLDTDAELEAEFAVRHKRSAGFRDIYRELGEEGFRRLEAEVIDALADGGSVRVIALGGGVVANPFLSPDALRKLGFGVWLDLKLEIAYPRILRRGLPPFLAGSADPEAEFRRICREREPKFRAFAELPFGIETEEPAETVAERLASAIEKEYSK
- the aroC gene encoding chorismate synthase → MSGNTFGHLFRVTTFGESHGPGLGVIIDGVPAGLRLDPEQIQHDLDRRRPGQSKVSTMRKEADEVEILSGVMDGVTTGTALAMLIRNTDQRSRDYGNLATCFRPGHADYGYFKKYGIRDYRGGGRSSGRETAMRVAAGSVAKQLLAHYGVTIQAYTLRLGGVDAAKVDLAAVESNIVRSADPDAAEAMIAAIRAAQAEMDSVGGIIECRADGVPAGLGEPVFDKLDALIAHAVLSIGGIKGIEFGSGFAAADLRGSVNNDPITPDGFTSNHAGGIIGGISNGNTILFRAAMKPTSSIAKEQKTIDEAGSAVTISVHGRHDPCLVPRAVPVVEAMTALVLIDALLQNRCARL
- a CDS encoding helix-turn-helix domain-containing protein, which codes for MNVLHWEELCFRSSSIMKLFRHQLPNGGEIEEHEHDFHEIFWVLSGEGVHEVNGERTRLRHGDLVWIRPRDRHRLTAVSRKPLQFCNLAFPANIIAGLIARYEEFRYYFGGDNRQPIMIPLSESLFEWLERGAAGLRNCPDSRLALDRFLMNLIGELAAMRMNPYRSCPPWLQEAAAELERNPEHLKLGSRALALLAGRTPEHVARELRRFAGMTPSEAVNRARIDYAARLLTGSDLTITEIAYQCGFGSLSGFFPAFQRFCRETPLEYRRAHRNFEQSCCPKKSGSVFTAGRSGSAGARR
- a CDS encoding sialidase family protein; its protein translation is MDDADRLNSPLLPPRFLPGAPDEPFRFQGIPGIEATRGGNRFAVWYGGGDGEGPQNFLMLARRNPKNPNEWPIVLRVVHPGREIRCFDAALWLDPAGKLRLFWSQSRCRETGKDVSDGVNGVWQSVCAEPDAPVPNWTRPERLCDGIMLNKPCIASDGSWLLPVSVWGDGIGGGKLPESLRDVSGANLFVSTDGGQSFRRRGLARVEEGRLFDEHLFVERRDGSLLMLIRTLYGIAESRSTDGGQSWTPPQRSRLRGPGSRFALRRLKSGSLLLINHQCGVPFSPVREKLTAYLSDDDGESWTAGMMIDPRTGVSYPDFTEESNGAILCVYDRDRYGDGEILLAEFTPDDVRKGVLPRPPQTISALRNRTGENTEIPTTGEQIKELA